One Dysidea avara chromosome 7, odDysAvar1.4, whole genome shotgun sequence genomic region harbors:
- the LOC136262389 gene encoding low density lipoprotein receptor adapter protein 1-like, translating into MDAVKRAAGAVMNSPLFRKKFCNEPKEKVEERQTLMGASTKESEIDPRRDLTPFVQGLYHSADFLGDLVVPPNTVQDHGCTDEAIYALWNNPPEPVSVRVTTKSIRIKRSSTKAVLFEFPLFHVSYCGTNSKHKDAFAFVAKSTTDSPFKCYVFKCADAEKAYTLTLTVSKAFYIAYEILQAEQGMFHETPPRDTVFEPQHDTDTKTSPQRPFIDVPDGGAARYPQVPVIQLHTSSVSSEDGIEHVSLSSADDDFVRLAKARSNPNILRSTLDHSTVTECNVDALRLYSEPGSAQPSPASSTSNLAEPFD; encoded by the exons ATGGATGCTGTTAAGAGAGCTGCAGGAGCTGTCATGAACAGCCCTCTATTCCGGAAGAAGTTCTGCAACGAACCAAAGGAAAAAGTAGAAGAAAGACAAACATTAATGGGTGCATCAACCAAAGAGTCAGAGATTGACCCAAGAAGAGATCTGACCCCATTTGTACAAGGACTGTATCACAGTGCTGATTTCTTAG GTGACCTTGTTGTTCCACCTAATACAGTACAGGATCATGGTTGTACTGATGAAGCTATCTATGCACTCTGGAATAATCCTCCTGAGCCGGTGTCAGTCCGTGTTACGACCAAGTCTATCAGGATCAAGCGTTCATCCACTAAAGCAGTGCTGTTTGAATTTCCACTATTTCATGTCAGTTATTGTGGCACTAATTCCAAGCACAAAGATGCATTTGCGTTTGTTGCAAAGTCTACTACGGACAGTCCATTTAAATGCTACGTCTTCAAATGTGCTGATGCTGAAAAAGCTTATACCTTAACTCTCACCGTATCAAAGGCTTTCTATATTGCGTATGAAATTTTACAAGCTGAACAAGGAATGTTTCACGAGACTCCACCTAGAGATACTGTATTTGAGCCTCAACATGATACTGATACAAAGACAAGTCCACAAAGACCCTTCATAGATGTCCCTGATGGTGGCGCTGCCAGATATCCACAAGTGCCTGTCATACAATTACACACTTCATCTGTGTCCAGTGAAGATGGTATAGAGCATGTTTCCCTCAGTTCAGCTGATGACGATTTTGTACGACTAGCCAAGGCTCGATCTAATCCCAACATTTTACGATCCACCCTTGATCACTCGACTGTGACAGAATGTAACGTGGATGCCTTGAGGCTCTATTCTGAGCCTGGCTCTGCACAGCCCTCTCCAGCCAGTTCCACTAGTAATCTTGCAGAACCATTTGACTGA